In Merismopedia glauca CCAP 1448/3, the genomic window AGATGTGTATAAGAGACAGATCCAATCGAATCAGACAACTGTGTGGCGACATTTACCCATTGTGGCTGGAATTTTAGGCAGTTTACTATTAATAGTCAATCGTTTATTCACGCCCGAATTAACTGATTCTCAGGCTCGTTCGGATGTTTTAGGGGTGATTTTATCAGGGGTACTAGTGCTGAGCGGGTTATTATGGCAGCAATATACACCGCGATCGCCTGAAGCTGTAGAATTAATTGGTCAACAAGGTTTAGAATTAGCTCCAGAGTTGCCAGAAACCCTCAAAAATGAATTAGCTTGGGCTTCTCATTTACTCTTAACAAATACAGTAACTCGTTCCGTCGTAGTATGGTATCAAGGTCAAACCATCTTACGGCGGGGTGTATTGGGTGAAAAAGATCGAGTGACTCCAGGGGCGATCGTCGAAAGAGTTTTGAAAACTCAAAAACCTGTCTATTTGGTAGATCTCAAAGTTTATCCAGGACGGATAGAATTTGATTACTTGCCGGAAAATACTCAAGGCGCAATCTGTCAACCTTTGGGAAATAAGGGAGTATTGATTTTAGGGGCTTATGCTCCTCGCAGTTATACCAAACAAGATGAAGCTTGGATCGAAGGAATTGCAGACAAGTTGGCAGATACTCTCGATCGCTCTCAACTATCAGTATCCTAGTAAATTGACCAATTTCCATGAGTGAAACTTTGCTGTATTGGGTTCTAGTTGCCATCATGGTGGTGGGTGTCTTAGGAGCCATACTACCAGGTATTCCTGGCTCTAGTTTGATTGTCATTGCTG contains:
- a CDS encoding cofactor assembly of complex C subunit B, with the protein product MQSNQTTVWRHLPIVAGILGSLLLIVNRLFTPELTDSQARSDVLGVILSGVLVLSGLLWQQYTPRSPEAVELIGQQGLELAPELPETLKNELAWASHLLLTNTVTRSVVVWYQGQTILRRGVLGEKDRVTPGAIVERVLKTQKPVYLVDLKVYPGRIEFDYLPENTQGAICQPLGNKGVLILGAYAPRSYTKQDEAWIEGIADKLADTLDRSQLSVS